A single window of Ferrimonas balearica DSM 9799 DNA harbors:
- a CDS encoding PIG-L deacetylase family protein, whose protein sequence is MSQRILFLGVYGMEMVECGGALAINANNGGHSFASVMLAKDEMKAQLRRAAEVLGVERIDFNDFERGGIDLRHEYKLALVRVIRETRPDIIITQDPEHSFEDLDPDRRPAMLLILEAIALAGRDYGLEAMPELAPHPVPTIYYMSPKNPNCSVTLAQVWQQKEEAMDCLSSQMTFSGHHFTERLSAAEQTALHPRFAELSMAQRGREVQRAMDRALYLHTGLLSHSRYALAEPYRRQGIMELDALMV, encoded by the coding sequence ATGAGTCAGCGAATTCTGTTTCTTGGGGTTTATGGCATGGAGATGGTTGAGTGTGGTGGCGCTCTGGCCATTAACGCCAACAATGGCGGGCACTCCTTTGCGTCAGTGATGCTGGCCAAAGATGAGATGAAGGCCCAGCTTCGCCGAGCGGCTGAGGTGTTGGGGGTGGAGCGGATCGACTTTAATGACTTTGAGCGCGGCGGCATCGACCTGCGCCATGAGTACAAGCTGGCGCTGGTCAGGGTGATTCGGGAAACCCGGCCGGACATCATCATTACCCAGGACCCGGAACACAGCTTTGAAGATCTCGATCCGGACCGCCGCCCGGCGATGCTGTTGATCCTGGAAGCGATCGCCCTGGCGGGGCGGGATTATGGCCTTGAGGCGATGCCGGAGCTGGCACCCCATCCGGTGCCCACCATCTACTACATGAGCCCGAAGAATCCCAACTGCAGCGTGACGCTGGCGCAGGTGTGGCAGCAGAAGGAGGAAGCGATGGATTGCCTCAGCAGCCAGATGACCTTCTCCGGCCACCACTTCACCGAGCGTCTCAGCGCCGCTGAGCAAACCGCCCTGCATCCCCGGTTTGCCGAGCTGTCGATGGCGCAGCGGGGCCGGGAGGTGCAGCGGGCGATGGACCGGGCTCTCTACCTGCACACCGGCCTGTTGAGCCACAGCCGCTACGCGCTGGCTGAGCCCTATCGCCGCCAGGGTATTATGGAGCTGGACGCGTTGATGGTGTGA
- a CDS encoding BamA/TamA family outer membrane protein, which yields MKRLFSLPLLALSLTADASASIDFFDPVDRRFDMGNYLAENAYGFLPVPILITEPAVGYGFGVAGVFLHESEAEKEQRKVQALASFDGGAKLLPPAATVAGALGTENGTWFAFAGHRRTWGEDKIRYLVGGGAGEAKLDIYTDLGGLLPGGGSVKFDTQTDAAVLMQTLQFRLGSSPLLLGVKQLFVQSTLSSSNVIVDGFFRMTGLDRSTNSGLGVVATYDTRNNIFFPTSGFEVNAEYMVHDNAIGADYDYQTLLLEGEGYLPLAHRWSLAIAGRYETLNSSDLLPPTLNPYIHLRGISMFRYQGEEVGSVQAQLMYQLDNRWTLLGFYGIGQTRGASSERETADAYGGGFRYQIARRYGIHMGVDLAFSDSDTAFYITVGTGI from the coding sequence ATGAAACGATTGTTCAGTCTGCCCCTGCTGGCACTCTCCCTCACTGCCGATGCCAGCGCCAGCATCGACTTCTTTGATCCGGTGGACCGGCGTTTTGATATGGGCAACTACCTGGCGGAGAACGCCTACGGTTTTTTGCCCGTGCCCATCCTCATTACCGAGCCTGCCGTAGGGTACGGATTTGGCGTGGCTGGTGTCTTTCTGCACGAGTCGGAAGCAGAAAAGGAACAACGCAAGGTTCAGGCTCTGGCCAGTTTTGATGGCGGCGCCAAACTGCTCCCTCCCGCCGCCACCGTCGCAGGGGCATTGGGCACAGAAAACGGCACCTGGTTTGCGTTTGCCGGGCACCGAAGAACTTGGGGGGAAGACAAAATACGTTACCTGGTGGGCGGCGGGGCCGGAGAGGCCAAACTGGATATCTACACCGATCTTGGTGGGCTGCTCCCCGGTGGCGGAAGCGTCAAGTTTGATACCCAAACCGACGCAGCGGTATTGATGCAAACGCTGCAATTTCGGCTTGGCAGCAGTCCCCTGTTGCTTGGCGTCAAGCAACTGTTTGTCCAATCCACGTTGAGTTCATCCAATGTCATCGTGGACGGTTTCTTTCGGATGACGGGCCTGGACAGAAGCACCAACTCGGGTCTGGGTGTGGTGGCCACCTACGACACCCGCAACAACATCTTTTTCCCAACAAGCGGCTTCGAGGTGAACGCCGAATACATGGTTCACGACAATGCCATTGGTGCCGATTACGACTACCAGACGCTGCTGCTGGAGGGCGAAGGCTACCTGCCTCTGGCCCATCGTTGGTCACTGGCCATCGCCGGACGCTATGAGACCCTGAACAGCAGTGACCTGCTCCCCCCTACGCTGAACCCCTATATCCACCTGCGGGGCATCTCGATGTTTCGATATCAGGGGGAAGAGGTCGGTTCGGTGCAGGCCCAACTGATGTACCAATTGGATAATCGGTGGACCCTGCTGGGTTTCTACGGCATCGGACAGACCCGGGGGGCCAGCTCTGAGCGGGAAACGGCGGATGCCTACGGCGGCGGATTTCGCTACCAGATCGCCCGTCGCTACGGCATTCATATGGGCGTCGACCTGGCTTTTAGTGACAGTGATACGGCGTTTTACATCACCGTCGGAACCGGCATTTAA